From a single Oceanobacillus kimchii X50 genomic region:
- the yqeK gene encoding bis(5'-nucleosyl)-tetraphosphatase (symmetrical) YqeK: MDLDVIKQDVKDQLTEHRFAHTLRVMDTAVDLSKRYNESIPNAKLAAIFHDYAKYFDQTIMRQIIVETDLPNDLLDYHHELWHGPVASHIIKEKYGVQTSDVRNAIKYHTTGRACMSQLEKIIFLADYIEPGRQFPGVEEVREVAYEDLTKACWMAAKNTTMYLISKNNTIYPDSIHAYNDLRNQINGGI; this comes from the coding sequence ATGGATTTGGACGTAATTAAACAAGATGTGAAAGATCAGTTAACCGAGCATAGATTCGCACATACGCTAAGAGTCATGGATACTGCTGTTGATTTATCAAAACGATATAATGAATCTATCCCTAATGCTAAATTAGCGGCTATTTTTCATGATTATGCAAAGTACTTTGATCAAACGATAATGAGACAAATTATTGTAGAAACTGATCTTCCTAACGACTTATTAGACTATCATCATGAATTATGGCATGGTCCGGTAGCGTCGCATATTATAAAAGAAAAATATGGAGTACAAACAAGCGATGTACGTAATGCAATCAAATATCACACAACTGGTAGAGCATGTATGTCTCAATTAGAAAAAATTATCTTTTTAGCCGATTATATTGAACCAGGAAGACAATTTCCTGGTGTGGAAGAAGTTCGGGAAGTAGCATATGAAGATTTGACTAAAGCTTGTTGGATGGCAGCTAAGAATACGACGATGTATTTAATATCAAAGAATAACACGATATATCCGGATAGCATACATGCCTATAATGATTTGCGAAATCAAATTAATGGAGGAATTTAA
- the rsfS gene encoding ribosome silencing factor translates to MNKQELIKHVAEACDDKRAENIIALDMNEVSLVADYFLICHGSNERQVQAIARAVKETVEEKGLSIKRIEGFDQARWVLVDIGDIVCHIFHKDERYYYNLEKLWGDANQIPLHLGQER, encoded by the coding sequence ATGAATAAACAAGAATTAATAAAACATGTTGCAGAAGCATGCGATGATAAACGAGCAGAAAATATTATTGCATTAGATATGAATGAGGTATCTCTAGTTGCCGATTATTTTCTAATTTGTCATGGAAGCAATGAACGACAAGTTCAAGCAATTGCTAGAGCAGTTAAAGAAACTGTAGAGGAAAAGGGATTAAGCATAAAACGAATAGAAGGTTTTGATCAGGCTCGCTGGGTGTTAGTGGATATTGGAGATATTGTTTGCCATATTTTCCATAAAGATGAACGGTATTATTATAATTTAGAAAAATTATGGGGGGATGCAAATCAAATTCCACTACATTTAGGACAGGAACGCTAA
- a CDS encoding nicotinate-nucleotide adenylyltransferase, translating to MRKIGILGGTFDPPHIGHLLIAEEVRRAKLLDEIWFIPTNTPPHKEHTTTSAGHRTSMLKLAIRNHPSFKLNDIELKREGKSYTYDTIHELTKLYPSDEFYFIIGGDMVEFLPKWYRIDELIEIITFVGVSRPGYSLETTYPVHFVDIPTIHLSSTMLRERLQRREWIRYLLSNSVMQYVREHQLYGFGRN from the coding sequence TTGAGGAAAATAGGTATCCTTGGTGGCACTTTTGACCCTCCACATATTGGTCATTTATTGATAGCAGAAGAAGTTCGAAGAGCAAAACTATTAGATGAAATATGGTTTATTCCGACGAATACACCTCCCCATAAGGAGCACACGACTACAAGTGCAGGTCATCGAACATCGATGTTAAAATTAGCAATTCGTAATCACCCGTCATTTAAATTAAATGATATAGAATTAAAAAGGGAAGGGAAGTCATATACGTATGATACAATTCATGAATTAACAAAATTGTACCCTTCTGATGAATTTTATTTTATTATTGGCGGGGATATGGTAGAGTTTTTGCCTAAATGGTATCGGATAGATGAATTGATAGAAATAATTACATTTGTAGGGGTGAGCCGCCCGGGATATTCTCTGGAAACGACCTATCCTGTTCATTTTGTAGATATTCCTACTATTCATTTGTCTTCTACAATGTTACGAGAAAGATTACAAAGAAGAGAATGGATTCGATACCTACTATCTAATTCAGTAATGCAATATGTGAGGGAGCATCAGTTATATGGATTTGGACGTAATTAA
- the aroE gene encoding shikimate dehydrogenase — translation MTLSLKLIGYPIEHSMSPWIHNEFLKRSNLEGSYELFEINPDENFENNIEKLKSTSLTGFNVTVPYKQRIMNFLDKVDDTANLMGAVNTVSIKDGEWVGYNTDGQGYLRSLYAAYPFLKGVTDKRVLILGAGGAARGIFHALVQEGYNNIKIANRTLSHAEFIVGTNKDAIVISLEEAINELNQFDLIIQTSAVGMNEPRSIIALDNINEETVVSDIVYQPLETHFLQLAKQRTPYIHYGHTMLLYQAQAAFEIWTGTHVNVSDMDMQIEQILKGR, via the coding sequence TTGACACTATCTTTAAAATTAATTGGTTATCCAATAGAACATTCGATGTCACCATGGATTCATAATGAATTTCTAAAACGTTCAAATCTGGAAGGATCCTATGAACTTTTTGAAATTAATCCGGATGAGAATTTTGAAAATAATATAGAAAAACTCAAAAGCACATCTTTAACTGGTTTTAATGTTACGGTTCCATATAAGCAAAGGATAATGAATTTCTTAGATAAAGTTGATGATACCGCAAATCTTATGGGGGCAGTAAATACTGTATCTATTAAAGATGGAGAATGGGTTGGGTATAATACAGATGGACAGGGTTATTTGCGATCCTTATATGCAGCGTATCCTTTTTTGAAAGGAGTAACAGATAAGCGTGTATTAATCCTTGGAGCTGGTGGAGCGGCAAGAGGTATTTTTCATGCTTTGGTACAGGAAGGTTACAATAATATAAAAATAGCTAACCGAACGTTAAGCCACGCAGAATTCATTGTTGGAACAAATAAAGATGCAATAGTAATTAGTTTGGAAGAAGCTATAAACGAGTTAAATCAATTTGATTTAATTATTCAAACTTCTGCTGTCGGTATGAATGAACCACGTTCAATTATTGCATTAGATAATATTAATGAAGAAACGGTTGTAAGTGATATCGTATATCAACCGCTAGAGACTCATTTTCTGCAATTAGCAAAACAGCGAACACCTTATATTCACTATGGTCATACTATGTTGTTATATCAAGCGCAAGCGGCATTTGAAATATGGACAGGCACACATGTCAATGTATCTGATATGGATATGCAAATCGAACAAATATTGAAAGGAAGATAA
- the yhbY gene encoding ribosome assembly RNA-binding protein YhbY, which produces MLTGKQKRYLRSQANQLKPIFQVGKDGVNDNMVVQIEEALEKRELIKVSVLQNCMEDKNVVAEQISTSANAELVQVIGNNIVLYKESLENKQINLP; this is translated from the coding sequence ATGCTAACAGGAAAACAAAAAAGATATTTACGATCTCAAGCAAATCAACTTAAGCCTATTTTTCAAGTGGGAAAAGACGGGGTTAATGATAATATGGTTGTACAAATAGAGGAAGCACTAGAAAAAAGAGAATTAATTAAAGTAAGTGTTCTTCAAAATTGCATGGAGGACAAGAATGTAGTTGCTGAGCAAATTTCTACCTCAGCTAACGCTGAACTTGTACAAGTAATTGGAAATAATATCGTATTATATAAAGAGTCATTGGAAAATAAACAGATTAATTTACCATAA
- a CDS encoding class I SAM-dependent DNA methyltransferase: MAYSKMATLYDRLMIDAPYDDWVAVIQEVINSYSNRQVNSIVDFGCGTGVITRKLAVQGYDLTGIDISEDMLELAKKETDLSLSISWLHQDITKLNNIPYMDMAISCCDVVNYIVNPSNLAEFFNSIYRSLNNNGLFLFDVHSLLHIEENYINNTFADVTDAAAYIWFCQPGDREGEMIHELTFFEEDQSGKYERYTETHHQRTFSVEFYKKLLFNSGFNNIQVFADFSFENKINVEEGERIFFLAGKND; the protein is encoded by the coding sequence ATGGCGTATAGTAAAATGGCCACTCTTTATGATCGGCTAATGATCGATGCACCATATGATGATTGGGTAGCAGTTATTCAAGAAGTGATTAATTCATATTCTAACCGTCAAGTTAATTCTATTGTAGACTTTGGATGTGGTACGGGAGTAATTACTAGAAAACTTGCTGTTCAAGGATATGATTTAACAGGGATTGATATATCTGAGGACATGTTAGAACTTGCAAAAAAAGAGACGGATCTTTCTCTTTCCATTAGTTGGTTACACCAAGATATAACTAAATTAAATAATATTCCGTACATGGATATGGCCATCAGTTGTTGTGATGTTGTAAATTATATTGTAAATCCTAGTAATTTGGCCGAGTTTTTCAATTCTATATACCGTTCACTAAATAATAATGGACTATTTCTTTTTGACGTCCACAGTTTGTTGCATATTGAAGAAAATTATATTAACAACACTTTTGCAGATGTAACTGATGCGGCTGCTTATATTTGGTTTTGTCAACCCGGTGATCGAGAAGGAGAGATGATTCATGAATTGACTTTCTTTGAAGAGGATCAATCAGGAAAATATGAACGTTATACAGAAACGCATCATCAACGGACATTTTCAGTTGAATTTTATAAAAAATTACTTTTTAATTCTGGATTCAATAATATCCAAGTATTTGCTGATTTTTCCTTTGAAAACAAAATAAATGTAGAAGAAGGGGAAAGAATCTTTTTTTTAGCTGGAAAAAATGATTAA
- a CDS encoding sporulation histidine kinase inhibitor Sda → MENLSDELLLESYYTACELQLSPDFLSLFEEEIHKRCLSHKIKNTV, encoded by the coding sequence ATGGAAAATTTATCGGATGAATTACTGCTTGAATCCTATTATACAGCATGCGAATTACAGTTAAGTCCTGACTTTCTTTCTTTATTTGAAGAGGAAATTCATAAACGTTGTCTTTCTCACAAAATCAAAAATACTGTTTAA
- a CDS encoding ComE operon protein 2 has translation MERISWDQYFMAQSHLLSLRSTCTRLEVGATIVRDKRIIAGGYNGSVTGSVHCTDEGCYVIDGHCVRTVHAEANALLQCAKFGVPTEGADVYVTHFPCLQCTKQLIQSGIKTVYYAEDYHNHPYAIELFAEAGVKIVKVPLHQLSIDVNVQEKVQFIQEIIDKIDEVSENDTEISLFKEKAERLFK, from the coding sequence ATGGAGAGAATTTCATGGGATCAATATTTTATGGCACAAAGCCATTTACTGTCACTACGAAGTACTTGTACAAGACTTGAAGTGGGAGCTACAATTGTCCGGGATAAGCGGATAATAGCAGGAGGATATAATGGTAGCGTTACTGGAAGTGTACATTGTACGGATGAAGGTTGTTATGTAATTGATGGCCATTGTGTCCGAACAGTTCATGCAGAAGCGAATGCATTATTACAATGTGCTAAGTTTGGGGTGCCAACTGAAGGTGCAGACGTCTACGTTACTCATTTTCCTTGTTTACAATGCACAAAGCAATTAATTCAAAGTGGGATAAAAACAGTGTATTATGCTGAGGACTATCATAATCATCCATATGCGATTGAACTGTTTGCTGAGGCAGGAGTAAAAATTGTAAAAGTCCCGTTACATCAATTGTCAATAGATGTAAATGTTCAAGAAAAAGTACAGTTTATTCAAGAGATTATCGATAAAATCGATGAAGTATCTGAGAATGATACGGAGATTTCCCTTTTTAAAGAAAAAGCAGAGCGCCTATTCAAATAG
- a CDS encoding DNA internalization-related competence protein ComEC/Rec2, whose product MKGYWYYAAITTGAAILYVSSKAEWLPLLIILWLIWLKARKGFPLLPFIISIISFCFFTFYIPEIEEVAEEKFEHLSSHVTGSINGSAVITDEYMQFQLEGSHSISNTNFLVMYFFDQPAQSQASFVKNGDFLHGASCVIQTSHESIEKPSSSTNPAQFNYQQFLLQKDIHYQIIIENLNQIHCTDPQPLSHIYLLRHQLIDYMHGRWSDNTVMWLTSIVFGDDSMMDEPTEELFQRWSLSHIIAISGSNITLIIAIVLLLLVKGNIVTKERAQLLLILFLPLYGILAGGEPSVWRAVWMITILLVIQKFKKKFLYIDIFSFVFLSLIIFDPYVIYEVGFQFSFAVTFAILLSAKWVSYSTSTLWNIVQISFVSQMAILPLQLHYFYIFQPLSILLNVIIIPYFTLFVIPLMYIATLLSFLPKQVLFILDNSFQWIHSVVVNFLVWVDTYLSFPLFMNGLSITAVIVYYIFFFRFMYELEIKRMKVAFLSGVLFCLPIIFGALKPYLSEEGIVTMFDIGQGDAILIETPYRQDTLLVDAGSTFDFESMEASRSVYKQILRPYFYSRGITHLDAIILTHEDLDHIGSLEYILEEVTVDTIMVSSFFDDQLIKNIQASFPNQIIKRIEAVQTIRGNFTNFHVLSPTSDHQSLNDNSLVLYADLGAKWLFTGDIGSDVEKTLIKNHPEMNIDILKVAHHGSNTSSDSVYIEEIDPDFGLISVGRNNRYGHPSVEVIETLESKGIDILRTDLHGAIQYYFSNNQGTFLIHSP is encoded by the coding sequence ATGAAAGGGTATTGGTATTATGCTGCGATAACAACAGGGGCAGCTATTCTTTATGTCAGCTCTAAAGCAGAATGGTTGCCACTGTTAATTATTCTTTGGTTAATTTGGTTAAAGGCACGTAAAGGTTTTCCTTTACTGCCATTTATAATTTCAATTATTTCATTCTGTTTTTTTACATTCTATATACCAGAGATTGAGGAAGTGGCGGAGGAGAAATTCGAACACCTATCGTCACACGTAACTGGTAGTATTAATGGATCAGCTGTCATAACGGATGAATATATGCAATTTCAGTTGGAAGGGTCACATTCTATTTCGAATACCAATTTCTTAGTTATGTACTTTTTTGACCAACCGGCACAATCACAAGCCTCATTTGTTAAGAATGGGGATTTTTTACACGGAGCTTCCTGCGTAATTCAAACCTCTCACGAATCTATAGAAAAACCATCTTCGAGTACAAATCCTGCCCAATTTAATTATCAACAATTTCTACTACAAAAAGATATTCATTATCAAATCATAATTGAAAATTTAAATCAAATACATTGTACTGATCCACAACCATTAAGTCATATATATTTGTTACGCCATCAACTTATTGATTATATGCATGGAAGATGGAGTGATAATACCGTTATGTGGTTAACCTCTATTGTATTTGGTGATGATTCTATGATGGATGAACCTACTGAAGAATTATTTCAACGATGGAGTTTATCTCATATAATTGCGATCTCAGGATCAAATATCACATTAATAATTGCCATTGTGCTTCTATTACTTGTAAAAGGTAATATTGTAACAAAAGAGAGGGCACAATTACTTTTAATTTTATTTTTACCTTTATATGGTATATTAGCCGGTGGTGAACCTTCTGTTTGGAGAGCAGTTTGGATGATTACGATTTTACTTGTTATTCAAAAGTTTAAAAAGAAATTCTTGTATATAGATATTTTTAGTTTTGTGTTTTTGTCATTAATAATCTTTGATCCTTATGTTATCTATGAAGTAGGATTTCAATTTTCTTTTGCTGTCACATTTGCCATTCTCCTCTCGGCCAAGTGGGTTTCTTATTCAACATCAACTTTATGGAATATAGTGCAAATAAGTTTTGTTTCTCAAATGGCTATCCTCCCATTACAGTTGCATTATTTCTATATTTTCCAACCGCTATCGATTTTACTAAATGTCATTATTATTCCTTACTTCACTTTGTTTGTCATACCATTGATGTATATTGCTACGTTATTATCATTCTTACCGAAACAAGTGCTTTTTATTTTAGACAATTCTTTTCAATGGATTCATTCTGTTGTAGTTAATTTTCTGGTATGGGTAGATACTTATTTGTCATTTCCTTTGTTTATGAACGGGTTATCTATCACCGCAGTAATTGTTTATTATATTTTTTTCTTTCGGTTTATGTACGAACTGGAAATAAAGAGAATGAAGGTGGCGTTTTTATCAGGAGTGCTTTTTTGTCTCCCTATAATATTTGGAGCATTAAAACCTTACTTAAGCGAAGAGGGCATTGTTACGATGTTTGACATTGGACAAGGAGATGCAATATTAATCGAAACTCCATATAGACAAGATACTTTATTAGTGGATGCAGGCTCAACCTTTGATTTTGAAAGTATGGAGGCAAGTAGAAGTGTGTATAAGCAAATATTACGCCCTTATTTTTATTCAAGAGGGATAACACATTTGGATGCCATTATATTAACACATGAAGACTTGGACCATATAGGCAGCTTGGAGTATATTTTGGAAGAAGTAACTGTTGATACAATAATGGTGAGTTCGTTTTTTGATGATCAGTTAATTAAAAATATTCAAGCTTCATTTCCAAATCAAATTATTAAACGAATTGAAGCTGTTCAGACCATTAGAGGCAACTTTACTAATTTTCATGTTCTTTCTCCAACTAGTGATCATCAATCACTAAATGACAATTCATTAGTATTATATGCTGATTTGGGAGCAAAATGGCTATTTACAGGAGATATTGGAAGCGATGTAGAAAAGACGTTGATAAAGAATCATCCAGAAATGAATATTGATATTCTCAAAGTCGCACATCATGGAAGCAATACATCTAGTGACAGTGTATATATTGAAGAAATTGATCCCGATTTTGGATTGATTTCAGTTGGTAGAAATAATCGATATGGACATCCATCGGTAGAAGTAATTGAAACATTGGAATCAAAAGGTATCGATATTTTACGTACGGATTTGCATGGTGCAATTCAATATTATTTTTCAAATAATCAAGGAACATTTTTAATACATTCTCCATAA
- a CDS encoding YqeG family HAD IIIA-type phosphatase has product MLSRFLPNEHVKSIFDLQPTTLKERGIKGIITDLDNTLVAWDVKDATPEIIRWFQEMRENDIKVTIISNNNQERVQVFSEPLETPFVYSARKPLSKAFKTVAKEMELSKEEIVVVGDQLLTDVLGGNFAGFYTVLVVPIVETDGKITRINRTIERRILNYMRRKGKISWEE; this is encoded by the coding sequence ATGTTATCTAGATTTTTACCAAATGAACACGTGAAAAGTATATTTGACTTGCAACCGACAACGTTAAAAGAACGTGGTATTAAAGGAATTATAACGGATTTAGACAATACCTTAGTTGCTTGGGATGTTAAGGATGCTACTCCTGAGATTATCAGATGGTTTCAAGAAATGCGTGAAAATGATATTAAAGTAACGATAATTTCAAATAATAACCAAGAACGAGTGCAAGTATTTTCTGAGCCATTAGAAACGCCATTTGTTTATAGTGCAAGAAAGCCATTAAGCAAAGCATTTAAGACTGTGGCTAAAGAAATGGAATTATCTAAGGAAGAAATTGTAGTTGTTGGAGATCAACTCTTAACAGATGTTTTAGGAGGAAACTTTGCAGGATTCTACACTGTTTTAGTTGTTCCTATTGTAGAGACAGATGGTAAAATTACAAGAATAAACCGTACGATTGAACGCAGAATTCTAAATTATATGCGTCGTAAAGGAAAAATTAGCTGGGAGGAATAA
- a CDS encoding helix-hairpin-helix domain-containing protein, with amino-acid sequence MLNLLKKSSFFLLAGLAVFFFIVFTKKQDSSAELPIETHDTDELFQDNLNSVSTKDKEQSFVVDVKGAVQNPGVYTVKQNDRIHDVIELAGGFSVDADQSQVNLAQLVQDEMIIAVPEQGDQDTNISADMDKANEKIRINYASVQEIEQLPGIGPSKAETIFQYREENGLFRELEDLLNISGIGEKTVESLKDYIQIP; translated from the coding sequence TTGCTAAATCTTCTGAAAAAATCCTCGTTTTTCTTGCTTGCAGGATTAGCTGTTTTCTTCTTTATAGTATTTACTAAAAAGCAAGATTCCTCTGCAGAACTCCCTATTGAGACACATGATACCGATGAACTTTTTCAAGATAATTTAAATTCTGTATCAACAAAAGATAAGGAACAGTCATTTGTGGTAGATGTAAAAGGTGCAGTTCAAAACCCTGGGGTCTACACTGTAAAACAAAATGACCGTATTCATGATGTGATTGAATTAGCGGGTGGATTTAGTGTGGATGCTGATCAGTCTCAAGTCAATCTTGCTCAACTTGTTCAAGATGAAATGATTATTGCAGTTCCAGAACAAGGTGATCAAGATACTAATATAAGTGCAGACATGGATAAGGCGAATGAAAAAATACGAATAAATTATGCTTCAGTACAAGAAATAGAACAATTACCAGGTATTGGGCCAAGTAAGGCAGAAACAATTTTTCAATATCGTGAAGAAAATGGATTGTTTCGTGAATTAGAAGATTTATTAAATATTTCTGGTATTGGTGAAAAGACGGTTGAATCATTAAAAGATTATATTCAAATTCCTTAG
- the yqeH gene encoding ribosome biogenesis GTPase YqeH codes for MEQLICQGCGVEIQTSDPSEAGYAPQSSLNKEIVLCKRCFRLKHYNEIQDVNISDDDFLQMVSSIRDTDGLIVHIIDIFDVDGTLLKSLPRITGDNPILLVGNKLDLLPKSTNVNKLKSWLQREASQLGIKVKDIAFISSIKGTGIDSLKQLIEAYRDKEDVFIVGTTNVGKSTFINKLIEQSTGEVNAITTSYFPGTTLGFIEIPLDDHNVLVDTPGIVNKQQMAHYISDKDIKTITPRKEIKARVYQLQDQQTLFIGGLARLDFLKGDKQSFVCYFSNELSIHRTKLEKADQLYKDHLGELLSPPHAESINNLPEFVGKTFKLNDEKMDIVFPGLGWISVQGKGATVQAHTWKGISITVRKSLI; via the coding sequence TTGGAGCAATTGATTTGCCAAGGTTGTGGAGTAGAAATTCAAACTTCTGATCCGTCAGAAGCTGGTTACGCACCACAAAGTTCTTTAAATAAGGAAATAGTATTGTGTAAACGTTGTTTTCGTTTAAAACATTATAACGAAATTCAAGATGTTAATATATCTGATGATGATTTTCTACAAATGGTAAGTTCTATTCGTGATACTGACGGTCTAATCGTGCACATTATCGATATTTTTGATGTGGATGGAACATTATTAAAAAGTTTACCTAGAATAACGGGTGACAATCCAATTCTTCTTGTTGGTAACAAATTAGATTTACTTCCAAAGTCAACAAATGTAAATAAATTGAAAAGTTGGTTGCAACGAGAAGCTAGTCAGTTAGGAATAAAGGTAAAGGATATTGCTTTTATTTCTTCAATAAAAGGAACTGGGATAGATTCGTTAAAACAATTAATCGAGGCATATAGAGATAAAGAGGATGTATTTATTGTTGGCACCACAAATGTTGGTAAGTCTACATTTATCAATAAATTGATTGAACAATCAACAGGGGAAGTAAATGCAATCACTACTTCTTATTTTCCTGGTACAACATTAGGTTTTATTGAAATACCTTTGGATGATCATAATGTTTTAGTGGACACGCCGGGAATTGTAAATAAACAGCAAATGGCTCATTACATTTCAGATAAAGATATAAAGACAATCACACCTAGAAAAGAAATTAAAGCAAGAGTGTATCAATTACAGGATCAACAAACATTATTCATTGGCGGATTAGCTCGTTTAGATTTTCTAAAAGGTGATAAGCAGTCGTTCGTATGTTATTTCTCCAACGAGTTATCCATTCACCGGACGAAATTAGAAAAAGCAGATCAGCTGTATAAAGATCATTTGGGAGAGTTATTGTCTCCGCCTCATGCTGAATCCATTAATAACTTACCTGAATTTGTGGGCAAAACGTTTAAGTTAAATGATGAGAAAATGGATATTGTATTCCCGGGATTAGGGTGGATCAGTGTGCAAGGGAAAGGAGCTACTGTACAAGCTCATACTTGGAAAGGCATATCTATTACTGTTCGTAAATCACTTATATAA